The segment TTCCTTGAAGCCTCACCTTTATAGTCGTGAAAAACGGCATTGAGGTTCATCATGGTCGGTTGTCACATTGATTTCAGAACATGCTCCAGTGTTTCGGCAAACGAACCGATTTCGTATTTCGTGCGTTTTTCCGTTACCGCAACGAGCAAGTAATTTTCCATTCCCGGATAATACCTTCCCAGCGGAAATCCCGGCGCGAAACCCTGCTCGATCATTTTTCCCGCCACTTCCGCTGCGTCAACAGGGAGCAGTACCGTGAATTCGTTGAACGTGGGGCTCGACTCCATCACTTTTACCCTGGGAATTGCCTTGACACGTTCTTTTGCATAATGCGCTTTGTCGAGGCAGAGTCTCGCCACTTGTTTGAGACCTTCCTTGCCGAGCAGGCTCAGGTACGCATGGGCGCGAAGTGCGCAAAGCGCTTCATTGGTGCAAATGTTAGAAGTGGCCTTCTCGCGCCGAATATGCTGCTCGCGCGCCTGCAGCGTGAGCACAAACCCCTGCCTGCCTTTGGCGTCGGTGGTTCTTCCGACGAGCCTGCCGGGCATTTTGCGCACGAGCTTTTTAGAGGTCGCCATGAAGCCGAGATACGGCCCGCCGAACGACAGGGGAAGGCCCAGCGATTGCCCCTCACCGGTGGCGATGTCGGCGCCGATCTCGCCGGGCGGCTTGAGAAGCGCCATGGCGATCGGATACACCGATTGGATGACGAGGATGCCCTTGGCGTGACAGGTGGCAACAATGTCGCCATGGTCGTCGATCACGCCGAAAAAATTAGGGTTCTGAAGGATGACCGCGGCGGTTTTGTCGTCGAGGGCGGCGCATACCTTTTCTCGGTCGCTCTGGCCGTGGGACACCGGGATTTCGTTGAAGTCAATTGACAGGTTGGCGGTGTAGCAGTACAGCATTTTACGGTAGATGGGGTTGACCCCGCCGTCAACAATCACCTTGGGCCGTTGCGTGGCGTGGATGGCCATCTGGCAGGCCTCGTAAAGCGCTGTGCCGCCGTCGTAGAGGGAGGCATTCGAGACTTCCATGCCGGTAAGCCGGCAGACATCGGTCTGGTATTCGTAAATCCCCTGGAGCGTGCCCTGCGAAAGTTCGGGTTGATAGGGGGTGTAAGCGGTGTAAAATTCGCTGCGGCCGGCCAGGGCGTCCACGGCGGCGGGAATAAAATGCTCATAAAACCCGCCGCCCATGAAATTGATGAGGTGAGAATAGTTCTGGCCGGCAAGCCCGCTGAGCAGGTTATAAACCTCCAGTTCCGATTTTCCCGCGGGAAGAGAAAACGACGTGGGCGCAAGGCTTTTCGGAATATCGCTGAAAAGCTCTTCAATTGAAGAAATGCCGCATGCTTTGAGCATTTCAGCCTGCTGCGCGCTGGTGGCCGCGACATAACTCATTTTTCCGACTCCGCAAAGGCGTCATAGGCCGCGGCATCCATGAGATCGGCGGTATCGGCCGCGTTAAAGTTTTTGATCGAGAAAAGCCATCCTGCCTGATACGGGTCTTTGTTGATCGCCTCGGGAGCCGTTTCCAGGGAAGTGTTTACTTCCGC is part of the Chitinivibrionales bacterium genome and harbors:
- the gcvPA gene encoding aminomethyl-transferring glycine dehydrogenase subunit GcvPA, producing MSYVAATSAQQAEMLKACGISSIEELFSDIPKSLAPTSFSLPAGKSELEVYNLLSGLAGQNYSHLINFMGGGFYEHFIPAAVDALAGRSEFYTAYTPYQPELSQGTLQGIYEYQTDVCRLTGMEVSNASLYDGGTALYEACQMAIHATQRPKVIVDGGVNPIYRKMLYCYTANLSIDFNEIPVSHGQSDREKVCAALDDKTAAVILQNPNFFGVIDDHGDIVATCHAKGILVIQSVYPIAMALLKPPGEIGADIATGEGQSLGLPLSFGGPYLGFMATSKKLVRKMPGRLVGRTTDAKGRQGFVLTLQAREQHIRREKATSNICTNEALCALRAHAYLSLLGKEGLKQVARLCLDKAHYAKERVKAIPRVKVMESSPTFNEFTVLLPVDAAEVAGKMIEQGFAPGFPLGRYYPGMENYLLVAVTEKRTKYEIGSFAETLEHVLKSM